One genomic region from Terriglobus aquaticus encodes:
- the rsmH gene encoding 16S rRNA (cytosine(1402)-N(4))-methyltransferase RsmH — protein sequence MADPQHVPVLPQQVLDLLDVRPGGVYVDATLGLAGHASAVLRRLGAEGTLIAFDRDPQAMAIAKQRIDALREELGAAMPQVRFVERAFSVAAEEIAPGSLDGLLADFGVSSLQLDEAHRGFSFRQDASLDMRMDTRSGVTAGQVVNQMDEEELADLIYEFGEERRSRRIARAIVRARPIHTTAELAKVVSAAAPAMKGDKLHPATLTFQALRIYVNDELGEIRSLLHSAPSLLKRGGRLVLISFHSLEDRQVKDALRDGAKSGIWEVLTRKPVIADESEQRRNPRSRSAKLRAAIRIDSHKEVKIPPEGGSRRGRR from the coding sequence GTGGCGGATCCGCAGCATGTACCGGTTCTTCCTCAACAGGTGTTGGACCTTCTGGATGTGAGGCCGGGCGGCGTCTATGTGGACGCGACGCTCGGGCTGGCCGGGCACGCGAGTGCCGTGTTGCGGCGACTGGGAGCGGAGGGCACGCTGATCGCGTTCGATCGCGACCCTCAAGCAATGGCGATCGCGAAACAACGAATCGATGCGCTGCGCGAGGAGCTGGGTGCCGCGATGCCGCAGGTGCGGTTTGTAGAACGAGCCTTCTCGGTCGCAGCGGAAGAGATCGCCCCCGGTAGCCTCGATGGACTGTTAGCCGACTTTGGCGTCAGCAGTCTGCAACTGGACGAAGCTCACAGAGGATTTAGTTTTCGGCAGGATGCTTCCTTGGATATGCGCATGGATACGCGCAGCGGAGTTACTGCCGGTCAAGTGGTAAATCAGATGGACGAGGAAGAGCTCGCCGATCTGATTTACGAATTCGGAGAGGAAAGGAGGTCGCGGAGAATCGCCAGAGCCATTGTCAGGGCACGGCCGATACATACTACGGCGGAGTTAGCCAAGGTGGTGTCGGCCGCTGCCCCAGCAATGAAAGGCGACAAGTTACACCCCGCGACACTTACGTTTCAGGCCCTCCGAATTTACGTGAACGATGAGCTTGGAGAGATCCGGTCGCTGCTGCATAGCGCGCCATCTCTGCTGAAACGCGGCGGTCGGCTGGTGCTGATCAGCTTCCATTCCCTAGAGGATCGCCAGGTCAAAGATGCCTTGCGCGACGGTGCAAAGAGCGGCATCTGGGAGGTTCTAACACGCAAGCCGGTGATTGCCGATGAAAGCGAGCAACGGCGCAATCCAAGATCGCGAAGCGCGAAGTTACGAGCGGC
- a CDS encoding division/cell wall cluster transcriptional repressor MraZ, with translation MFRGNHPARVDEKGRLKLPAEFKRRVDEAYGPQFYVTSKDGKRAEIYPLREWEKVEEKLAGIPSMNPSKKKFLDVTNYYGQMAELDAQGRLTLPQLLRDSARVTAEVVVLGAQTYLEVVNHDDFKAKLEAEPLNEADLAALADLGL, from the coding sequence ATGTTTCGCGGGAACCATCCAGCGCGCGTGGACGAGAAGGGCCGCCTAAAGCTGCCCGCGGAGTTCAAGCGTCGTGTGGATGAGGCATACGGCCCGCAGTTTTACGTAACAAGCAAGGACGGCAAGCGGGCCGAGATCTACCCGCTGCGTGAATGGGAAAAAGTCGAGGAGAAGCTGGCGGGCATTCCCAGCATGAACCCCTCGAAAAAGAAGTTCCTGGACGTGACGAACTATTACGGCCAGATGGCGGAGCTGGACGCGCAGGGCCGGCTCACCTTGCCCCAACTGCTGCGAGACAGCGCACGGGTCACCGCTGAAGTGGTGGTGCTTGGAGCGCAGACCTATCTGGAAGTCGTGAACCACGACGACTTTAAGGCGAAGCTGGAAGCCGAACCGCTGAACGAAGCCGATCTGGCGGCGTTGGCCGACCTCGGACTGTAA
- the mbhE gene encoding hydrogen gas-evolving membrane-bound hydrogenase subunit E, with translation MTDRTRARWVFLPLAGFAALYAYSVHNLPPWGAYRGPYGDTIARLAVYERHATDVVNAINYDYRAFDTLGEEFILFTAVLGVAMLLRRETQTAVKPAGRVVDTPPLSSAARLTTLPALLVTILFGMYIGLHGQLTPGGGFQAGVILATAPVLLYLCENTAAFRRITSHAAAEVIEAIGAGGYAVIGLVPLLMGAPLLTNVLPLGVTGDVFSSGTIALISVTVGVEVTCSFLMVIYAYLEEIITGEVPES, from the coding sequence ATGACTGATCGCACACGCGCCCGCTGGGTCTTTCTGCCTCTCGCCGGTTTTGCCGCGCTCTATGCCTACTCGGTGCATAACTTGCCCCCGTGGGGCGCGTACCGCGGACCCTATGGCGATACCATCGCGCGCTTGGCAGTGTACGAACGACATGCGACCGATGTGGTGAACGCGATCAACTATGATTACCGGGCATTTGACACGCTGGGCGAAGAGTTCATTCTGTTCACCGCTGTTCTTGGTGTCGCCATGCTTCTGCGGCGCGAAACTCAAACTGCTGTCAAACCGGCAGGACGGGTGGTAGATACGCCTCCGCTTAGTTCCGCCGCTCGGCTGACCACGCTACCGGCCCTGCTTGTGACGATTCTGTTTGGGATGTACATCGGGCTGCACGGACAGTTGACACCAGGCGGGGGATTCCAAGCCGGGGTCATCCTGGCCACGGCACCTGTGTTGCTCTATCTATGCGAAAACACAGCGGCATTCCGGCGCATTACGTCGCACGCCGCGGCGGAAGTCATTGAGGCGATCGGAGCAGGGGGATACGCCGTCATAGGCCTGGTGCCGCTGCTGATGGGCGCTCCACTGCTGACAAATGTTCTCCCTTTGGGCGTGACCGGCGACGTTTTCTCATCCGGCACGATCGCCCTCATCAGCGTCACGGTCGGGGTGGAAGTGACGTGTTCGTTCCTGATGGTGATCTACGCCTACCTGGAAGAGATCATCACGGGCGAGGTGCCGGAGAGTTGA
- a CDS encoding cation:proton antiporter encodes MTASYIAQAVLLTTVVIACWLGVIGMWRMRDATQALHFITIPAVVGSLALTAAVFVAKGNTLAGWKMGLIALIMVALNSVGMHASARAFRARELGHWEPRDGDDFEWVRAGAEEEPGR; translated from the coding sequence GTGACGGCTTCATACATTGCGCAAGCGGTGCTGCTGACCACCGTAGTAATCGCCTGCTGGCTCGGCGTTATCGGCATGTGGCGCATGCGCGACGCGACACAGGCGCTGCACTTCATCACGATCCCAGCAGTCGTGGGCAGCCTTGCCCTCACAGCAGCGGTATTTGTGGCCAAGGGCAATACCCTAGCCGGATGGAAGATGGGCCTGATCGCACTCATCATGGTCGCTTTGAACTCCGTGGGCATGCACGCCAGCGCACGCGCATTTCGCGCCCGCGAACTCGGCCATTGGGAACCGCGTGACGGCGATGACTTCGAGTGGGTGCGGGCTGGAGCGGAAGAGGAGCCTGGTCGATGA
- a CDS encoding DUF2127 domain-containing protein, which translates to MGDLSARVPPHDRGLLIIAIFKLSKAVFFVAIAAGAMHFIHHDLGQALDRLVTILNLDTENRFVSLVLGKADLVTHHRIRQFSMLSVGYAFLCLVEGYGLIRKRVWAEYFTLWLSTAFVPWELWELLRHPQWWRLAVPLVNLMIVAYLVWLLRRKRQRGAV; encoded by the coding sequence ATGGGTGATCTCTCCGCCAGGGTGCCTCCGCATGATCGCGGCCTCCTGATCATTGCGATCTTCAAGCTCAGCAAGGCGGTTTTTTTCGTCGCCATTGCGGCTGGCGCCATGCACTTCATCCATCACGATCTGGGGCAGGCCTTGGATCGGCTGGTCACGATCCTCAACCTGGACACAGAGAACCGCTTCGTCTCCCTCGTGCTAGGCAAGGCAGATCTGGTCACGCACCACCGCATCCGGCAGTTCAGCATGCTCAGTGTCGGCTACGCCTTCCTGTGCCTTGTTGAGGGCTATGGGCTGATCCGGAAACGGGTGTGGGCAGAGTACTTCACTCTCTGGTTGAGTACGGCGTTCGTTCCCTGGGAGTTGTGGGAGTTGTTGCGCCACCCGCAGTGGTGGCGACTCGCTGTGCCCCTGGTCAACCTGATGATCGTGGCATACCTGGTCTGGTTGCTGCGCCGCAAGCGGCAGCGTGGCGCTGTGTAG
- a CDS encoding Na(+)/H(+) antiporter subunit B encodes MTWFGAALLLLVAITGWGVVRTRDVTEQVVALGFFGIVMALTFFYFQAPDVALSQIVVGAVALPLMIMLAISRMRFRKLAQQSPGEGDAHD; translated from the coding sequence ATGACATGGTTTGGTGCAGCTCTGCTGCTGCTGGTCGCGATTACGGGCTGGGGCGTAGTGCGCACCCGCGACGTCACGGAACAGGTCGTTGCGCTGGGATTCTTTGGCATCGTCATGGCGCTGACCTTTTTCTACTTCCAGGCACCCGACGTGGCACTGTCGCAGATCGTTGTCGGCGCGGTCGCCTTGCCGCTTATGATCATGCTGGCCATCTCTCGGATGCGGTTCCGCAAACTGGCTCAACAATCTCCTGGCGAGGGCGACGCGCATGACTGA
- a CDS encoding glycoside hydrolase family 38 C-terminal domain-containing protein has product MPFRFSARKLQLGTLALAAVSTSATSVAQTSKAPDITKVPTLYVVPYAHLDTQWRWEFPQVISEYLLKTMRVNFDYIDKYPHYVFNWTGSNRYRLMKEYFPDDYARMKGYIAAGRWYPAGSSVEEGDVNLPSAEGLFRQVLYGNTYFRHDFGKASDEYMIPDCFGFPASLPTILHHAGVKGFSTQKLNAEWQPAPKVGGPDSPEKTPEGIPFNVGKWIGPDGSFVIAALNPGTYGGNTYTDISSVTEPRPAPQLPAAEVAKLTPQQLRIYNRLSQRERQEPNWVERIALDGKVSGIYADYHYVGTGDIGGATQESTVKLLEAIVTKSTTVLPTPPLPDFMKAAQPAPGQPVRVGQGPVTVIEATADQLFRDIPPSDTDRFPTVQGDLELINHSAGSLTSQAYHKRWVLMNERLADASEKASVAAAWMGGLPYPQERLTNAWTLALGGHFHDTAAGTATPLAYEYAWNDDVLTANQFAGIFTSATQSVAAALDTAGQGVPVVLYNNLNIDREDVVSMALPASLAGAKSIAARGPNGEQVPAQVSGNQVLFVARVPSVGYAVYHLIPNGKEKAKGELKVSANSLENARYRVQVNADGDVSSIFDKQLNFELLSAPVQLQLTTDTPKQWPAWNMDFDQVEAKPRTVVGGPAQIRIKEDGPVRVTLEISRAGEGGTYVQTVSLAAGSAGNRLEFANSIDWHGKAENLKVAFPLKSSNPNATYNEDVGVVTRPNAMERQFEVVSHKWIDLTDASGGFGATILTDDKNASDKPNDNTLRLTLLRTPGIAPHVGYSDQANQDWGHHEIRYGITGHRGDWRAGQTDWEGYRLNDPLRAFTTTSHTGRLGKQISLLKVNNPRVRVFALKKSEISDELVVRFVEMDGKPANDVRVTLPGAITAAREINAQELPLEGAPAVALNGGALTTSLKGFEPKTFAFKLGGAPVSVPAVASQPATLTYDTAIATNDDTPTPAGGFDGKGDAYPAEMLPERLSFHGVNFTLAQAATGTPDAVTAHGQTIALPSGSFDRVYVLAASSRGDQAASFKVGNLAANVTVEDWGGFLGQWDTRLWKPKGTPVDWASSAHHQPWPPKDLRAAERSEPSPENPGDYLGLREGFVKPAEVAWFASHHHTATGLNQPYAYSYLFAYTLELPPGATTLTLPNNPDIRIVAVSAAKTGPSVVPATPLFDTLKHTSVPTTSTNAQ; this is encoded by the coding sequence ATGCCCTTCCGCTTTTCTGCACGCAAACTCCAGCTAGGCACCCTTGCGCTGGCTGCGGTATCTACGTCCGCAACCAGCGTGGCGCAAACGTCCAAAGCGCCGGACATCACGAAGGTGCCAACGCTCTACGTGGTGCCGTATGCGCACTTGGACACGCAGTGGCGTTGGGAGTTTCCGCAGGTGATAAGCGAGTACCTGCTGAAGACCATGCGGGTGAATTTCGACTACATCGACAAGTACCCGCACTACGTCTTCAACTGGACGGGTTCGAACCGGTACCGGCTGATGAAGGAATACTTCCCGGACGACTACGCTCGCATGAAGGGCTACATCGCTGCCGGGCGTTGGTACCCTGCCGGTTCCTCGGTGGAAGAAGGCGATGTGAACTTGCCCTCCGCAGAAGGGCTCTTCCGCCAGGTGCTCTATGGCAACACTTACTTCCGACATGACTTCGGCAAGGCAAGCGACGAGTACATGATCCCCGATTGCTTCGGGTTTCCCGCCTCCCTGCCGACCATCCTGCACCATGCCGGAGTGAAGGGCTTCTCGACACAGAAGCTGAACGCGGAATGGCAGCCTGCTCCGAAGGTCGGTGGACCGGACTCGCCGGAGAAGACTCCTGAAGGGATCCCGTTCAATGTCGGCAAGTGGATTGGCCCCGATGGCTCGTTTGTGATCGCCGCTCTGAACCCCGGAACGTACGGCGGAAATACTTACACCGACATAAGCAGCGTGACGGAGCCTCGGCCCGCACCCCAGTTGCCGGCTGCAGAAGTCGCAAAGCTCACACCGCAGCAGTTGCGCATCTATAACCGGCTGAGCCAGCGCGAACGGCAGGAGCCAAACTGGGTGGAACGCATTGCGCTGGATGGCAAGGTCTCGGGCATCTACGCGGACTATCACTACGTGGGTACCGGCGACATCGGCGGCGCTACCCAGGAGTCAACCGTAAAGCTGTTGGAAGCGATCGTGACCAAGAGCACCACTGTGCTGCCTACACCGCCGCTGCCTGACTTCATGAAAGCGGCTCAGCCCGCACCCGGGCAGCCAGTGCGTGTGGGTCAGGGACCGGTCACCGTCATTGAGGCCACGGCGGATCAGCTCTTCCGCGACATCCCGCCGAGTGACACGGATCGCTTCCCGACCGTCCAGGGCGACTTGGAGTTGATCAACCACTCCGCTGGTTCGCTGACTTCGCAGGCGTATCACAAGCGGTGGGTGCTGATGAACGAGCGGCTCGCCGATGCGTCGGAGAAAGCCTCTGTCGCTGCCGCGTGGATGGGAGGTCTGCCCTATCCGCAGGAGCGGCTGACCAATGCCTGGACGCTTGCGCTGGGAGGTCACTTCCACGACACGGCAGCGGGCACCGCTACGCCGTTGGCGTATGAGTACGCCTGGAACGACGACGTGCTGACTGCCAACCAGTTCGCAGGCATCTTCACCAGCGCGACCCAGAGCGTTGCGGCGGCGCTGGACACTGCGGGCCAGGGCGTTCCCGTCGTGCTGTACAACAACCTGAACATCGATCGCGAAGACGTGGTCAGCATGGCGCTACCGGCATCGCTGGCTGGCGCGAAGAGCATCGCCGCCCGCGGTCCCAATGGCGAGCAGGTGCCCGCGCAGGTCAGCGGGAATCAAGTGCTGTTCGTGGCCCGGGTTCCCTCCGTTGGATACGCCGTGTACCACCTCATTCCGAACGGCAAAGAGAAAGCAAAGGGCGAGCTGAAGGTATCCGCCAATTCGCTGGAAAACGCGCGCTACCGTGTGCAGGTGAACGCAGACGGCGATGTGAGCAGCATCTTCGACAAGCAGCTCAACTTCGAACTGCTCTCTGCTCCGGTCCAACTGCAACTCACAACGGACACACCCAAGCAGTGGCCGGCGTGGAACATGGACTTCGACCAGGTCGAGGCCAAGCCCCGTACCGTGGTCGGCGGACCTGCGCAGATCCGCATCAAGGAAGACGGTCCGGTTCGCGTTACGCTTGAGATCTCCCGTGCGGGCGAAGGTGGAACGTATGTGCAGACCGTGAGCCTGGCTGCGGGGAGTGCCGGCAATCGACTGGAGTTCGCAAACAGCATTGACTGGCACGGCAAGGCGGAGAACCTGAAGGTTGCGTTTCCGCTGAAGAGCAGCAATCCAAATGCGACCTACAACGAAGATGTGGGCGTGGTCACTCGGCCCAACGCGATGGAGCGGCAGTTCGAGGTCGTCTCGCATAAGTGGATCGACCTGACGGATGCATCCGGCGGTTTCGGTGCCACGATCCTCACCGACGACAAGAACGCCTCAGACAAGCCGAACGACAACACGCTGCGATTGACGCTGCTGCGCACGCCGGGCATTGCGCCGCACGTGGGCTACAGCGATCAGGCGAACCAGGACTGGGGTCACCACGAGATCCGCTACGGCATCACCGGGCATCGTGGCGACTGGCGCGCGGGGCAAACGGATTGGGAAGGCTACCGCCTCAACGATCCGCTGCGCGCCTTCACAACCACGTCTCACACCGGACGTCTCGGCAAGCAGATCTCATTGCTGAAGGTGAACAATCCGCGCGTGCGCGTGTTTGCGTTGAAGAAGTCTGAGATCTCGGACGAGTTGGTAGTTCGCTTTGTCGAGATGGACGGCAAGCCGGCGAACGATGTCCGAGTGACTCTACCCGGCGCGATCACGGCAGCGCGCGAGATCAACGCGCAGGAGCTGCCGCTGGAGGGCGCACCGGCTGTAGCTCTGAATGGAGGTGCACTTACCACCTCGCTGAAGGGCTTCGAGCCGAAGACGTTTGCGTTCAAGCTGGGCGGAGCTCCAGTATCTGTTCCGGCGGTAGCATCGCAACCGGCAACGCTCACCTATGACACGGCGATTGCAACCAACGACGACACGCCCACTCCGGCTGGAGGGTTCGACGGTAAGGGCGATGCATACCCGGCGGAGATGCTGCCGGAGCGGCTCAGCTTCCACGGCGTGAACTTCACGCTGGCGCAGGCCGCAACCGGTACGCCCGACGCAGTCACCGCGCATGGGCAGACGATTGCGCTCCCGTCCGGCAGCTTCGATCGCGTGTATGTCCTGGCCGCGAGCAGCCGCGGCGACCAGGCAGCCAGCTTCAAAGTCGGGAACCTAGCAGCGAACGTAACAGTAGAAGACTGGGGCGGATTTCTGGGTCAGTGGGACACGCGCCTTTGGAAGCCAAAAGGCACGCCAGTGGACTGGGCAAGTTCTGCGCATCACCAGCCATGGCCGCCCAAGGATCTGCGCGCTGCCGAACGGTCTGAGCCTTCACCGGAGAACCCGGGAGACTACCTTGGCCTGCGGGAGGGCTTCGTGAAGCCGGCTGAGGTCGCGTGGTTTGCGTCGCACCACCACACCGCTACCGGTCTCAACCAGCCGTATGCCTACAGCTATCTGTTCGCGTACACGCTGGAACTGCCGCCGGGCGCGACAACGTTGACACTGCCGAACAATCCCGACATCCGCATCGTTGCTGTATCAGCGGCGAAGACCGGCCCGTCGGTGGTCCCCGCGACGCCCCTGTTCGACACTTTGAAGCACACGTCTGTGCCGACTACGTCGACAAACGCGCAGTAA
- a CDS encoding TonB-dependent receptor, which produces MFRTRTLVAAIAATTFTLSLPYAAVSQSDSSSLSGTVSDASGAALPNARITVTNNATKAVNTVTSNESGGYTVPNIPSGDYTVHVEASGFQSYDIQNVHVDPSIGRKIDASLKVGETSAVVEVQSDANTVQTESATVGQLVTQEQVRSIQLNGRNPLYLSQLEPGVVRNSPMAALSFGLDNGINIGGARSQESLITLDGAPAVRTRSNGTSVGVADVDSTGQVQILTNSYPAEYGRSDGGQVRIVPRSGTSSFHGSAFEFLRNTFFNANTWQRKLPSNSLRVRSRPPGFVYNQFGYNFNGPVTFPGFNKSRTHLFFLFGQEYLRYNHDDTVFQKVPTTLMRQGNFSELLGPNIFYNGVQQIYNPTTRQPYQGNIIPAGDQSANGLGLLNAFPAPNAAGANYNWFESAPYIERQRKDTYVIDYIPADAHRIRFTVLNYNYNDLEPHYGNFNRNPRIFNRPNQIGVIHYTWSASPTLVNEVIVSGASDHVTINIDTSSGRYNRTNYGINYPYLYSASTKTLPNKIPTVQIANFTLLDGGPYPSRSGGIVYNAADNITKVLGNHTLKAGFNFEYSGENNFDQITVSNTPGSTNNQNGKFVFSDSRGLANTSSVGTSGVAVANTALGLFDTYGEIGQRSYTLYRSTMYEGFVQDTWRATPKLVVEAGIRYSWYNPYYAKWGNQSVFSPSNYNPSIAAIVNPNTDVVTTPNGDQSRYNGVVIPGSGFPSIAQGHVASDILANGYSFLFRGYDRNYSPTIKTDIQPRLGLTYQVRSGLVLRAGGGRYTQRLGITDNVFTGGNAPFQPSSTVSLGGADQPGGVGSNLFPFNYSSQAYNYPSPNAYNWNATVEQEFQKLGVLTMAYAGRRGVHLEELLNINQLQPGTLQANPTIRQQDYLRPYKGFSNINQSTNGGASFYNSLQVNLRRRLQNGLLFGVAYTWSKSTDFGSSNGTILPNTFDKNIYYGPSDFDRRHVFVANVVYNIDQFSRSSNGFARAVLGRWQVSSTLQGQTGAPLNVSTSTDFAGVGPGSGNQLVPLIRGMQSFKSFAGQTGTSTWFDIGAYPTLNGSRSNAALTNLYAGRFAPRGNRNIIYGPGFQSYNAALNKTFPIIPGHESQTLVFRAEAFNIANHPTPDNPDTGYTSSTFGQSKTKGGTYAADRQFQFSLRYAF; this is translated from the coding sequence ATGTTTCGCACCAGAACCCTTGTAGCGGCTATCGCGGCTACTACCTTCACGCTCAGCCTTCCCTACGCTGCTGTCAGTCAATCGGACAGCTCTTCGCTTTCCGGAACTGTGTCGGACGCATCCGGCGCCGCACTGCCAAACGCCAGGATCACGGTCACGAACAACGCGACCAAAGCCGTAAATACCGTCACCAGTAATGAGAGTGGCGGCTACACCGTTCCGAACATCCCATCGGGTGACTACACGGTTCACGTGGAGGCATCGGGCTTCCAAAGTTACGACATTCAGAACGTGCACGTGGACCCAAGCATTGGCCGCAAAATCGACGCTTCGCTGAAGGTGGGCGAGACCTCCGCGGTGGTGGAGGTGCAGTCGGATGCGAACACGGTACAGACCGAGAGCGCAACTGTCGGTCAGCTTGTGACCCAGGAGCAGGTCAGGAGTATCCAGCTCAACGGCCGCAATCCGCTCTACCTCTCGCAGCTTGAACCGGGCGTGGTGCGCAACTCGCCGATGGCAGCCCTGTCGTTCGGTCTGGATAACGGCATCAACATCGGTGGTGCCCGCTCGCAGGAGAGCCTGATCACCTTGGACGGCGCACCCGCCGTCCGTACCCGCTCGAACGGCACAAGCGTAGGCGTGGCCGATGTGGACTCGACCGGGCAGGTCCAGATCCTGACAAATAGCTATCCGGCAGAGTACGGCCGCAGCGATGGCGGCCAGGTCCGCATCGTGCCGAGAAGCGGTACCAGCTCCTTCCACGGTTCCGCTTTTGAGTTCCTGCGCAACACCTTCTTCAATGCGAACACGTGGCAACGCAAGCTGCCGTCGAACTCACTCCGGGTGCGCTCGCGCCCACCGGGTTTCGTGTACAACCAGTTCGGCTACAACTTCAACGGCCCTGTAACCTTTCCAGGCTTCAACAAGAGCCGTACCCACCTGTTCTTCCTGTTCGGGCAGGAGTATCTGCGGTACAACCATGACGACACCGTCTTCCAGAAGGTGCCGACCACGCTGATGCGCCAGGGCAACTTCAGCGAACTGCTCGGACCCAACATCTTCTACAACGGCGTCCAGCAGATCTATAACCCAACTACCCGCCAACCCTATCAGGGCAACATCATCCCTGCGGGCGATCAGAGCGCCAACGGCCTCGGCCTGCTGAATGCGTTCCCTGCTCCGAACGCGGCGGGTGCCAACTACAACTGGTTCGAATCTGCTCCATACATCGAGCGTCAGCGCAAGGACACCTACGTCATCGACTACATCCCGGCGGACGCCCACCGGATTCGCTTCACGGTGCTGAACTACAACTACAACGACCTGGAACCGCACTACGGCAATTTCAACCGCAACCCGCGTATCTTCAACCGACCGAATCAGATTGGCGTCATCCACTACACCTGGAGCGCTTCACCGACCCTGGTCAATGAAGTGATCGTCTCCGGCGCGTCCGACCACGTCACCATCAATATCGACACGTCGAGTGGCCGATACAACCGGACGAACTACGGGATTAACTACCCGTACTTGTATTCCGCCTCAACAAAGACGCTGCCCAATAAGATCCCGACAGTACAGATCGCCAACTTCACATTGCTTGATGGTGGCCCTTACCCGTCACGTTCCGGCGGCATCGTCTACAACGCTGCCGACAACATAACGAAGGTGCTCGGCAATCACACGCTGAAGGCCGGCTTCAACTTCGAGTACTCGGGCGAAAATAACTTCGACCAGATCACGGTGTCGAACACGCCGGGTTCCACGAACAACCAGAACGGCAAGTTCGTCTTCAGCGATTCACGCGGTCTGGCCAACACGTCTTCTGTAGGAACCAGCGGCGTCGCTGTGGCCAACACAGCGCTCGGCCTCTTCGACACCTATGGTGAGATCGGCCAGCGTTCGTACACCCTTTACCGCAGCACGATGTACGAAGGCTTTGTGCAGGACACGTGGCGCGCGACGCCGAAGCTGGTGGTCGAAGCAGGTATTCGCTATAGCTGGTACAACCCGTACTACGCCAAGTGGGGCAACCAGTCGGTCTTTAGTCCTTCTAACTACAATCCGTCGATCGCCGCAATCGTGAATCCGAACACCGATGTGGTGACGACGCCGAACGGAGACCAGAGCCGTTACAACGGCGTGGTCATTCCGGGCAGCGGCTTTCCTTCCATCGCACAAGGGCATGTTGCCTCCGACATTCTCGCCAATGGTTACTCGTTCCTGTTCCGCGGATATGACAGGAACTATTCACCGACCATCAAGACGGATATCCAGCCGCGTCTCGGACTGACGTATCAGGTGCGTTCCGGCCTGGTTCTACGCGCGGGTGGCGGACGGTATACGCAGCGGCTTGGCATTACGGATAACGTCTTCACCGGTGGAAACGCGCCGTTCCAGCCTTCGTCTACGGTCAGCCTCGGTGGGGCGGACCAGCCGGGCGGTGTTGGCAGCAACCTGTTTCCCTTCAACTATTCCTCTCAGGCCTACAACTATCCCAGCCCGAACGCTTACAACTGGAACGCCACCGTGGAGCAGGAGTTCCAGAAGCTGGGCGTGCTGACGATGGCGTATGCCGGACGGCGCGGCGTTCACCTGGAAGAACTGCTGAACATCAACCAGTTGCAGCCGGGTACGCTGCAGGCAAATCCAACGATTCGTCAGCAGGATTACCTGCGGCCGTACAAGGGCTTTTCGAACATCAACCAATCCACCAACGGCGGCGCGTCCTTCTATAACTCGCTTCAGGTAAATCTGCGGCGCAGGTTGCAGAATGGCCTGCTCTTTGGCGTTGCGTATACGTGGTCGAAGAGCACCGACTTCGGCTCCAGCAATGGCACTATCCTGCCCAACACGTTTGACAAAAACATCTACTACGGACCCAGCGACTTCGACCGGCGCCATGTTTTCGTCGCAAACGTGGTCTACAACATCGACCAGTTCAGCCGATCCAGCAACGGGTTCGCTCGCGCGGTGCTGGGCCGCTGGCAGGTGTCTAGCACGCTGCAGGGGCAAACGGGAGCGCCTCTCAACGTCTCCACGTCAACAGACTTTGCGGGTGTCGGACCGGGGTCGGGGAACCAGTTGGTTCCTTTGATTCGCGGTATGCAGTCGTTCAAGTCGTTTGCTGGGCAGACAGGCACGTCTACCTGGTTCGACATTGGAGCCTACCCGACCCTGAACGGAAGCCGTTCAAACGCGGCGCTCACAAACCTGTATGCCGGGCGGTTTGCGCCACGCGGCAACCGCAACATCATCTACGGTCCTGGCTTCCAAAGCTACAACGCAGCGCTGAATAAGACCTTCCCCATTATCCCCGGCCACGAAAGCCAGACGCTTGTCTTCCGTGCTGAGGCATTCAACATCGCAAACCATCCCACCCCCGACAACCCGGACACCGGTTACACCTCCAGCACGTTTGGTCAAAGCAAGACCAAGGGCGGCACCTATGCCGCGGACCGGCAGTTCCAATTCAGCCTGCGTTACGCTTTCTAG
- a CDS encoding monovalent cation/H+ antiporter complex subunit F, whose protein sequence is MNVWLIAGAAVSAGLFPCADMCLRGPVERRLVGMEMAAFLAIFAMVLFTIGFDRPSFMDLPLALMIMSFGGTFVFVRFIGKHL, encoded by the coding sequence ATGAACGTATGGCTGATTGCAGGTGCGGCGGTCAGCGCTGGGTTATTCCCATGCGCTGACATGTGCTTGCGCGGACCGGTAGAGCGCCGCCTGGTCGGCATGGAAATGGCCGCCTTTCTCGCCATCTTTGCCATGGTGTTGTTCACCATCGGCTTCGACCGGCCTTCCTTCATGGACCTACCATTGGCGCTCATGATCATGTCCTTTGGCGGAACCTTCGTCTTCGTGCGGTTTATAGGAAAGCACCTGTGA